The Triticum aestivum cultivar Chinese Spring chromosome 7B, IWGSC CS RefSeq v2.1, whole genome shotgun sequence genome window below encodes:
- the LOC123160904 gene encoding uncharacterized protein isoform X3, which produces MRLDPLLTATPALARVSAVGSGAGGQVVLLWYSSLPTCREEQAAYELHRDATDGDINGRDVPRRRRACTEAGSGKGIHRQANSMVRCWRWKTWPTWRCMSSRTRLGQHQGYEAKDQTKVFAMFVLQLSNLHVDMALVKTEDLVRSRKTCNILDSKDIWLIIWLRGKNTAMMMMVFYCSGS; this is translated from the exons ATGCGACTAGATCCGCTGCTCACGGCTACCCCTGCCCTGGCAAGGGTTTCGGCCGTCGGCTCCGGCGCCGGTGGCCAGGTCGTCCTCCTCTGGTACTCCTCTCTTCCG ACGTGCAGGGAGGAACAGGCTGCGTATGAACTCCATCGTGACGCTACTGACGGTGATATCAATGGACGAGATGTGCCTCGGCGTCGACGAGCATGCACTGAGGCGGGAAGTGGAAAAGGAATACATCGCCAAGCGAACTCAATGGTACGATGCTGGAGGTGGAAGACGTGGCCAACATGGCGCTGTATGTCGAGTCGGACGAGGCTAG GTCAGCATCAAGGCTATGAAGCGAAAGATCAGACAAAGGTTTTTGCCATGTTTGTCCTTCAGCTTAGTAACT TGCATGTTGATATGGCACTTGTGAAAACTGAAGATTTGGTACGGAGTCGTAAAACGTGTAATATTCTCG ATTCAAAAGATATATGGCTGATTATATGGTTGCGTGGCAAGAATACTGCAATGATGATGATGGTGTTCTACTGTTCtggttcatga
- the LOC123160904 gene encoding uncharacterized protein isoform X1: protein MRLDPLLTATPALARVSAVGSGAGGQVVLLWYSSLPTCREEQAAYELHRDATDGDINGRDVPRRRRACTEAGSGKGIHRQANSMVRCWRWKTWPTWRCMSSRTRLGQHQGYEAKDQTKVFAMFVLQLSNLHVDMALVKTEDLVRSRKTCNILGNAEKQRLHCLQPLYVTYRAYITTCIMSMHSVLTIHFVIFFVDSKDIWLIIWLRGKNTAMMMMVFYCSGS from the exons ATGCGACTAGATCCGCTGCTCACGGCTACCCCTGCCCTGGCAAGGGTTTCGGCCGTCGGCTCCGGCGCCGGTGGCCAGGTCGTCCTCCTCTGGTACTCCTCTCTTCCG ACGTGCAGGGAGGAACAGGCTGCGTATGAACTCCATCGTGACGCTACTGACGGTGATATCAATGGACGAGATGTGCCTCGGCGTCGACGAGCATGCACTGAGGCGGGAAGTGGAAAAGGAATACATCGCCAAGCGAACTCAATGGTACGATGCTGGAGGTGGAAGACGTGGCCAACATGGCGCTGTATGTCGAGTCGGACGAGGCTAG GTCAGCATCAAGGCTATGAAGCGAAAGATCAGACAAAGGTTTTTGCCATGTTTGTCCTTCAGCTTAGTAACT TGCATGTTGATATGGCACTTGTGAAAACTGAAGATTTGGTACGGAGTCGTAAAACGTGTAATATTCTCGGTAATGCAGAAAAACAAAGATTGCATTGCCTTCAACCTTTGTACGTGACATATCGTGCCTATATCACTACTTGCATCATGTCAATGCATTCTGTGTTAACAATTCATTTTGTTATTTTCTTTGTAGATTCAAAAGATATATGGCTGATTATATGGTTGCGTGGCAAGAATACTGCAATGATGATGATGGTGTTCTACTGTTCtggttcatga
- the LOC123160904 gene encoding uncharacterized protein isoform X4, whose product MRLDPLLTATPALARVSAVGSGAGGQVVLLWYSSLPTCREEQAAYELHRDATDGDINGRDVPRRRRACTEAGSGKGIHRQANSMVRCWRWKTWPTWRCMSSRTRLGQHQGYEAKDQTKVFAMFVLQLSNYSKDIWLIIWLRGKNTAMMMMVFYCSGS is encoded by the exons ATGCGACTAGATCCGCTGCTCACGGCTACCCCTGCCCTGGCAAGGGTTTCGGCCGTCGGCTCCGGCGCCGGTGGCCAGGTCGTCCTCCTCTGGTACTCCTCTCTTCCG ACGTGCAGGGAGGAACAGGCTGCGTATGAACTCCATCGTGACGCTACTGACGGTGATATCAATGGACGAGATGTGCCTCGGCGTCGACGAGCATGCACTGAGGCGGGAAGTGGAAAAGGAATACATCGCCAAGCGAACTCAATGGTACGATGCTGGAGGTGGAAGACGTGGCCAACATGGCGCTGTATGTCGAGTCGGACGAGGCTAG GTCAGCATCAAGGCTATGAAGCGAAAGATCAGACAAAGGTTTTTGCCATGTTTGTCCTTCAGCTTAGTAACT ATTCAAAAGATATATGGCTGATTATATGGTTGCGTGGCAAGAATACTGCAATGATGATGATGGTGTTCTACTGTTCtggttcatga
- the LOC123160904 gene encoding uncharacterized protein isoform X2 has translation MRLDPLLTATPALARVSAVGSGAGGQVVLLWYSSLPTCREEQAAYELHRDATDGDINGRDVPRRRRACTEAGSGKGIHRQANSMVRCWRWKTWPTWRCMSSRTRLGQHQGYEAKDQTKVFAMFVLQLSNLHVDMALVKTEDLVRSRKTCNILGNAEKQRLHCLQPLFKRYMADYMVAWQEYCNDDDGVLLFWFMMMMIMTTDAFSCS, from the exons ATGCGACTAGATCCGCTGCTCACGGCTACCCCTGCCCTGGCAAGGGTTTCGGCCGTCGGCTCCGGCGCCGGTGGCCAGGTCGTCCTCCTCTGGTACTCCTCTCTTCCG ACGTGCAGGGAGGAACAGGCTGCGTATGAACTCCATCGTGACGCTACTGACGGTGATATCAATGGACGAGATGTGCCTCGGCGTCGACGAGCATGCACTGAGGCGGGAAGTGGAAAAGGAATACATCGCCAAGCGAACTCAATGGTACGATGCTGGAGGTGGAAGACGTGGCCAACATGGCGCTGTATGTCGAGTCGGACGAGGCTAG GTCAGCATCAAGGCTATGAAGCGAAAGATCAGACAAAGGTTTTTGCCATGTTTGTCCTTCAGCTTAGTAACT TGCATGTTGATATGGCACTTGTGAAAACTGAAGATTTGGTACGGAGTCGTAAAACGTGTAATATTCTCGGTAATGCAGAAAAACAAAGATTGCATTGCCTTCAACCTTT ATTCAAAAGATATATGGCTGATTATATGGTTGCGTGGCAAGAATACTGCAATGATGATGATGGTGTTCTACTGTTCtggttcatgatgatgatgataatgacgACAGATGCTTTTAGTTGTAGCTAA